A window of the Gossypium hirsutum isolate 1008001.06 chromosome A03, Gossypium_hirsutum_v2.1, whole genome shotgun sequence genome harbors these coding sequences:
- the LOC121225164 gene encoding protein TWIN LOV 1 isoform X3, with product MDSKLGLIQQSFNTRYSQWVREALDELPDNFTITDPSISGHPIVFASRGFLKMSGYSLEEVIGQNGKIFQGPKTNRRTVMEISEAIRQERDVQVNLVNYRKDGTPFWMLFHMSPVFGKEDGRVIHFVAVQVPITRKPRRNGGVNLNEDGSGFNEIMFGSCRKEVDTNPVLELGRVLSLDSATNVLDIEETCEASDFEKRMAVNAFNSILSVLTNYSESTGRLVCGTRCSVPGVCYVSSSLNISLGRIKQSFVLIDSHLPGMPIVYASDAFLKLTGYDRHEILGLNFAVLNGADTDTSTLHQIKESIQTEQACTVRILSYRKDKSSFWNCLHLSPVRNAFGKVAYFVGVQIEEECKNKERHGLSPEMRQLSTVGAVKVAVRSLSMAAGSSKS from the exons ATGGATTCTAAATTGGGTTTAATCCAACAATCTTTCAATACCCGTTACTCCCAATGGGTTCGCGAAGCTCTCGACGAACTACCCGACAATTTCACCATCACCGATCCTTCTATTTCAGGCCACCCTATCGTTTTTGCCAGCCGGGGCTTCCTAAAAATGTCGGGTTATTCCCTAGAAGAAGTGATCGGCCAAAACGGCAAGATATTTCAGGGCCCCAAAACCAATCGGAGAACGGTGATGGAAATAAGCGAAGCGATTCGACAAGAGAGGGATGTTCAAGTGAATTTGGTGAATTATCGTAAAGACGGGACGCCGTTTTGGATGTTGTTTCATATGAGTCCGGTTTTTGGCAAAGAAGATGGGAGGGTGATTCATTTCGTGGCTGTTCAGGTCCCGATTACCAGGAAACCCAGGAGGAACGGAGGGGTGAACTTGAATGAGGATGGCTCGGGCTTTAATGAGATTATGTTCGGCTCTTGTAGGAAGGAAGTGGATACCAATCCTGTGCTGGAATTGGGTCGTGTTTTGTCCTTGGATTCCGCTACTAATG TATTAGATATTGAAGAGACATGCGAGGCAAGTGATTTTGAGAAGCGAATGGCAGTGAATGCATTTAACAGCATCTTGTCTGTGCTAACCAACTATAGTGAGTCAACTGGCAGATTGGTCTGTGGGACGAGATGCAGTGTACCTGGGGTATGCTACGTCAGTTCATCATTAAATATATCACTTGGTAGAATCAAACAAAGCTTTGTACT AATTGATTCACATTTACCCGGGATGCCTATAGTTTATGCAAGTGACGCCTTCTTAAAATTGACAG GCTATGATAGGCATGAAATATTGGGGCTTAATTTTGCAGTTTTGAATGGCGCTGATACAGATACTTCAACTTTACATCAG ATAAAGGAAAGTATTCAAACAGAGCAAGCATGCACAGTACGTATTTTAAGTTACAG GAAGGACAAAAGCTCATTTTGGAATTGCCTTCACTTATCACCTGTTCGTAATGCCTTTGGCAAG GTAGCTTACTTTGTGGGGGTTCAGATTGAGGAAGAGTGTAAGAACAAGGAGAGACATGGGCTGAGCCCAGAGATGAGGCAACTTAGCACTGTAGGTGCAGTGAAGGTTGCAGTGAGGAGCTTATCAATGGCTGCTGGTTCCTCTAAGTCATAG
- the LOC121225164 gene encoding protein TWIN LOV 1 isoform X1, which yields MDSKLGLIQQSFNTRYSQWVREALDELPDNFTITDPSISGHPIVFASRGFLKMSGYSLEEVIGQNGKIFQGPKTNRRTVMEISEAIRQERDVQVNLVNYRKDGTPFWMLFHMSPVFGKEDGRVIHFVAVQVPITRKPRRNGGVNLNEDGSGFNEIMFGSCRKEVDTNPVLELGRVLSLDSATNVLDIEETCEASDFEKRMAVNAFNSILSVLTNYSESTGRLVCGTRCSVPGVCYVSSSLNISLGRIKQSFVLIDSHLPGMPIVYASDAFLKLTGYDRHEILGLNFAVLNGADTDTSTLHQIKESIQTEQACTVRILSYRKDKSSFWNCLHLSPVRNAFGKVLLKVDRGWEIGLWAKTQLLSIIKVAYFVGVQIEEECKNKERHGLSPEMRQLSTVGAVKVAVRSLSMAAGSSKS from the exons ATGGATTCTAAATTGGGTTTAATCCAACAATCTTTCAATACCCGTTACTCCCAATGGGTTCGCGAAGCTCTCGACGAACTACCCGACAATTTCACCATCACCGATCCTTCTATTTCAGGCCACCCTATCGTTTTTGCCAGCCGGGGCTTCCTAAAAATGTCGGGTTATTCCCTAGAAGAAGTGATCGGCCAAAACGGCAAGATATTTCAGGGCCCCAAAACCAATCGGAGAACGGTGATGGAAATAAGCGAAGCGATTCGACAAGAGAGGGATGTTCAAGTGAATTTGGTGAATTATCGTAAAGACGGGACGCCGTTTTGGATGTTGTTTCATATGAGTCCGGTTTTTGGCAAAGAAGATGGGAGGGTGATTCATTTCGTGGCTGTTCAGGTCCCGATTACCAGGAAACCCAGGAGGAACGGAGGGGTGAACTTGAATGAGGATGGCTCGGGCTTTAATGAGATTATGTTCGGCTCTTGTAGGAAGGAAGTGGATACCAATCCTGTGCTGGAATTGGGTCGTGTTTTGTCCTTGGATTCCGCTACTAATG TATTAGATATTGAAGAGACATGCGAGGCAAGTGATTTTGAGAAGCGAATGGCAGTGAATGCATTTAACAGCATCTTGTCTGTGCTAACCAACTATAGTGAGTCAACTGGCAGATTGGTCTGTGGGACGAGATGCAGTGTACCTGGGGTATGCTACGTCAGTTCATCATTAAATATATCACTTGGTAGAATCAAACAAAGCTTTGTACT AATTGATTCACATTTACCCGGGATGCCTATAGTTTATGCAAGTGACGCCTTCTTAAAATTGACAG GCTATGATAGGCATGAAATATTGGGGCTTAATTTTGCAGTTTTGAATGGCGCTGATACAGATACTTCAACTTTACATCAG ATAAAGGAAAGTATTCAAACAGAGCAAGCATGCACAGTACGTATTTTAAGTTACAG GAAGGACAAAAGCTCATTTTGGAATTGCCTTCACTTATCACCTGTTCGTAATGCCTTTGGCAAG GTATTGCTGAAAGTTGATCGAGGTTGGGAAATTGGGTTATGGGCTAAAACTCAGTTATTGTCGATAATCAAG GTAGCTTACTTTGTGGGGGTTCAGATTGAGGAAGAGTGTAAGAACAAGGAGAGACATGGGCTGAGCCCAGAGATGAGGCAACTTAGCACTGTAGGTGCAGTGAAGGTTGCAGTGAGGAGCTTATCAATGGCTGCTGGTTCCTCTAAGTCATAG
- the LOC121225164 gene encoding protein TWIN LOV 1 isoform X2, producing MDSKLGLIQQSFNTRYSQWVREALDELPDNFTITDPSISGHPIVFASRGFLKMSGYSLEEVIGQNGKIFQGPKTNRRTVMEISEAIRQERDVQVNLVNYRKDGTPFWMLFHMSPVFGKEDGRVIHFVAVQVPITRKPRRNGGVNLNEDGSGFNEIMFGSCRKEVDTNPVLELGRVLSLDSATNVLDIEETCEASDFEKRMAVNAFNSILSVLTNYSESTGRLVCGTRCSVPGVCYVSSSLNISLGRIKQSFVLIDSHLPGMPIVYASDAFLKLTVLNGADTDTSTLHQIKESIQTEQACTVRILSYRKDKSSFWNCLHLSPVRNAFGKVLLKVDRGWEIGLWAKTQLLSIIKVAYFVGVQIEEECKNKERHGLSPEMRQLSTVGAVKVAVRSLSMAAGSSKS from the exons ATGGATTCTAAATTGGGTTTAATCCAACAATCTTTCAATACCCGTTACTCCCAATGGGTTCGCGAAGCTCTCGACGAACTACCCGACAATTTCACCATCACCGATCCTTCTATTTCAGGCCACCCTATCGTTTTTGCCAGCCGGGGCTTCCTAAAAATGTCGGGTTATTCCCTAGAAGAAGTGATCGGCCAAAACGGCAAGATATTTCAGGGCCCCAAAACCAATCGGAGAACGGTGATGGAAATAAGCGAAGCGATTCGACAAGAGAGGGATGTTCAAGTGAATTTGGTGAATTATCGTAAAGACGGGACGCCGTTTTGGATGTTGTTTCATATGAGTCCGGTTTTTGGCAAAGAAGATGGGAGGGTGATTCATTTCGTGGCTGTTCAGGTCCCGATTACCAGGAAACCCAGGAGGAACGGAGGGGTGAACTTGAATGAGGATGGCTCGGGCTTTAATGAGATTATGTTCGGCTCTTGTAGGAAGGAAGTGGATACCAATCCTGTGCTGGAATTGGGTCGTGTTTTGTCCTTGGATTCCGCTACTAATG TATTAGATATTGAAGAGACATGCGAGGCAAGTGATTTTGAGAAGCGAATGGCAGTGAATGCATTTAACAGCATCTTGTCTGTGCTAACCAACTATAGTGAGTCAACTGGCAGATTGGTCTGTGGGACGAGATGCAGTGTACCTGGGGTATGCTACGTCAGTTCATCATTAAATATATCACTTGGTAGAATCAAACAAAGCTTTGTACT AATTGATTCACATTTACCCGGGATGCCTATAGTTTATGCAAGTGACGCCTTCTTAAAATTGACAG TTTTGAATGGCGCTGATACAGATACTTCAACTTTACATCAG ATAAAGGAAAGTATTCAAACAGAGCAAGCATGCACAGTACGTATTTTAAGTTACAG GAAGGACAAAAGCTCATTTTGGAATTGCCTTCACTTATCACCTGTTCGTAATGCCTTTGGCAAG GTATTGCTGAAAGTTGATCGAGGTTGGGAAATTGGGTTATGGGCTAAAACTCAGTTATTGTCGATAATCAAG GTAGCTTACTTTGTGGGGGTTCAGATTGAGGAAGAGTGTAAGAACAAGGAGAGACATGGGCTGAGCCCAGAGATGAGGCAACTTAGCACTGTAGGTGCAGTGAAGGTTGCAGTGAGGAGCTTATCAATGGCTGCTGGTTCCTCTAAGTCATAG
- the LOC121225164 gene encoding protein TWIN LOV 1 isoform X4 codes for MDSKLGLIQQSFNTRYSQWVREALDELPDNFTITDPSISGHPIVFASRGFLKMSGYSLEEVIGQNGKIFQGPKTNRRTVMEISEAIRQERDVQVNLVNYRKDGTPFWMLFHMSPVFGKEDGRVIHFVAVQVPITRKPRRNGGVNLNEDGSGFNEIMFGSCRKEVDTNPVLELGRVLSLDSATNVLDIEETCEASDFEKRMAVNAFNSILSVLTNYSESTGRLVCGTRCSVPGVCYVSSSLNISLGRIKQSFVLIDSHLPGMPIVYASDAFLKLTVLNGADTDTSTLHQIKESIQTEQACTVRILSYRKDKSSFWNCLHLSPVRNAFGKVAYFVGVQIEEECKNKERHGLSPEMRQLSTVGAVKVAVRSLSMAAGSSKS; via the exons ATGGATTCTAAATTGGGTTTAATCCAACAATCTTTCAATACCCGTTACTCCCAATGGGTTCGCGAAGCTCTCGACGAACTACCCGACAATTTCACCATCACCGATCCTTCTATTTCAGGCCACCCTATCGTTTTTGCCAGCCGGGGCTTCCTAAAAATGTCGGGTTATTCCCTAGAAGAAGTGATCGGCCAAAACGGCAAGATATTTCAGGGCCCCAAAACCAATCGGAGAACGGTGATGGAAATAAGCGAAGCGATTCGACAAGAGAGGGATGTTCAAGTGAATTTGGTGAATTATCGTAAAGACGGGACGCCGTTTTGGATGTTGTTTCATATGAGTCCGGTTTTTGGCAAAGAAGATGGGAGGGTGATTCATTTCGTGGCTGTTCAGGTCCCGATTACCAGGAAACCCAGGAGGAACGGAGGGGTGAACTTGAATGAGGATGGCTCGGGCTTTAATGAGATTATGTTCGGCTCTTGTAGGAAGGAAGTGGATACCAATCCTGTGCTGGAATTGGGTCGTGTTTTGTCCTTGGATTCCGCTACTAATG TATTAGATATTGAAGAGACATGCGAGGCAAGTGATTTTGAGAAGCGAATGGCAGTGAATGCATTTAACAGCATCTTGTCTGTGCTAACCAACTATAGTGAGTCAACTGGCAGATTGGTCTGTGGGACGAGATGCAGTGTACCTGGGGTATGCTACGTCAGTTCATCATTAAATATATCACTTGGTAGAATCAAACAAAGCTTTGTACT AATTGATTCACATTTACCCGGGATGCCTATAGTTTATGCAAGTGACGCCTTCTTAAAATTGACAG TTTTGAATGGCGCTGATACAGATACTTCAACTTTACATCAG ATAAAGGAAAGTATTCAAACAGAGCAAGCATGCACAGTACGTATTTTAAGTTACAG GAAGGACAAAAGCTCATTTTGGAATTGCCTTCACTTATCACCTGTTCGTAATGCCTTTGGCAAG GTAGCTTACTTTGTGGGGGTTCAGATTGAGGAAGAGTGTAAGAACAAGGAGAGACATGGGCTGAGCCCAGAGATGAGGCAACTTAGCACTGTAGGTGCAGTGAAGGTTGCAGTGAGGAGCTTATCAATGGCTGCTGGTTCCTCTAAGTCATAG
- the LOC121225164 gene encoding protein TWIN LOV 1 isoform X5: protein MDSKLGLIQQSFNTRYSQWVREALDELPDNFTITDPSISGHPIVFASRGFLKMSGYSLEEVIGQNGKIFQGPKTNRRTVMEISEAIRQERDVQVNLVNYRKDGTPFWMLFHMSPVFGKEDGRVIHFVAVQVPITRKPRRNGGVNLNEDGSGFNEIMFGSCRKEVDTNPVLELGRVLSLDSATNVLDIEETCEASDFEKRMAVNAFNSILSVLTNYSESTGRLVCGTRCSVPGVCYVSSSLNISLGRIKQSFVLIDSHLPGMPIVYASDAFLKLTGYDRHEILGLNFAVLNGADTDTSTLHQIKESIQTEQACTEGQKLILELPSLITCS, encoded by the exons ATGGATTCTAAATTGGGTTTAATCCAACAATCTTTCAATACCCGTTACTCCCAATGGGTTCGCGAAGCTCTCGACGAACTACCCGACAATTTCACCATCACCGATCCTTCTATTTCAGGCCACCCTATCGTTTTTGCCAGCCGGGGCTTCCTAAAAATGTCGGGTTATTCCCTAGAAGAAGTGATCGGCCAAAACGGCAAGATATTTCAGGGCCCCAAAACCAATCGGAGAACGGTGATGGAAATAAGCGAAGCGATTCGACAAGAGAGGGATGTTCAAGTGAATTTGGTGAATTATCGTAAAGACGGGACGCCGTTTTGGATGTTGTTTCATATGAGTCCGGTTTTTGGCAAAGAAGATGGGAGGGTGATTCATTTCGTGGCTGTTCAGGTCCCGATTACCAGGAAACCCAGGAGGAACGGAGGGGTGAACTTGAATGAGGATGGCTCGGGCTTTAATGAGATTATGTTCGGCTCTTGTAGGAAGGAAGTGGATACCAATCCTGTGCTGGAATTGGGTCGTGTTTTGTCCTTGGATTCCGCTACTAATG TATTAGATATTGAAGAGACATGCGAGGCAAGTGATTTTGAGAAGCGAATGGCAGTGAATGCATTTAACAGCATCTTGTCTGTGCTAACCAACTATAGTGAGTCAACTGGCAGATTGGTCTGTGGGACGAGATGCAGTGTACCTGGGGTATGCTACGTCAGTTCATCATTAAATATATCACTTGGTAGAATCAAACAAAGCTTTGTACT AATTGATTCACATTTACCCGGGATGCCTATAGTTTATGCAAGTGACGCCTTCTTAAAATTGACAG GCTATGATAGGCATGAAATATTGGGGCTTAATTTTGCAGTTTTGAATGGCGCTGATACAGATACTTCAACTTTACATCAG ATAAAGGAAAGTATTCAAACAGAGCAAGCATGCACA GAAGGACAAAAGCTCATTTTGGAATTGCCTTCACTTATCACCTGTTCGTAA